The sequence below is a genomic window from Salinisphaera sp. T31B1.
CCATGAAATGCAAAAACGGCAGCGGACCGACATCGCCCAGGCTGTAGTGTTGAAAGGGCATACGCGAGCGAATCGCCTCGACGATGGCATGCGCGGTTTCGGCAAGCTGTCGTTCTTCGGCAGCCACCAGCTCGAAGCCGAGTTCGGCAGCGTCGACCAGCGCATAGAAGCCGCCGCTGTAAGCCACGCTGTAGGTGACATCGCCCAGAATCGGCACGTGCACGGTGGCGCGGTAGGTATCGATATAACTGGGCAGACCTTCGCAGGTGACGGACTCGACCACGCCGTCAGTCACTTGGGCAGTGATCTCCACCAGCCCGGCGGGTGCTTCGAGCATGAAGCGCTGCGTGCCTTCGCGTTTTTCCACGAGACCCGTCTCGAGCACCGCGGTGGCGGTGCAGAGCGTATTCGAACCCGAATAGATCGGATAGCCCATCACCTCCATGATGATATAGCCGGCTGCCGCGCGCGGGTCGGTGGCCGGTACCAGCAGGTCGACCGACATCTCGGGAATGCCGTTGGGCTCTTCGAGCAGCAGCCGGCGCAGGTCGTCGGCGTGGTCGCGCAGGTATTCCATCTGTGCGCGCACGGTCGCACCGGGCAGCGGCGCCACGCCGCCGGTGACGATCCGGCTGACATCGCCACCCGCATGGGTGTCCAAGAGGGTGAGCGCATGCTGACGGCTCATGCGCGAGCCACGCATGCAAACGGCGCACCGTGCTGCGCCCACTGTGCGTCGGGCACGACCACGATCTTGCCGAGATAGTCGCTGCCACGGTTCATGAAGTAACGCTCGCATTCGTGCAGCTCGGACAGCCGGAAGGTGGCGTGCAGCACCGGCTTGAGCGTGCCGGCACGAATCCATTCGACCAGCTGCTCGGCTTCGGCCCGGGTGCCGTGGGACACGCCGAAGATCTGTACCTGATACAGATAGATCACCGTCCACATGATCTCGGAGACGTTGGCCGCGCTGGCCCCGGCGATGGACAGGCGCGGGTAGGTGCTGCGCTGGCGCATGTCGAAGGTCATGGTCTCTATGAGGCGATGGGTCATGTCACCGCCGACCAGGTCCATTACGGCGTCGATCGGCCGGCCGCCGGTCAGTGCGCGTATCCGATCGGTGAAGCCGTTCATGTCGGTGCGATCGAACACCGCCTCGGCGCCGAGGGCGGTCAATGCATCGGTCTTGTCGCGCCGGCTCAAGGCGTAGGGGATCGCGCCGACGATACGACACAGCTGGATCAGCGCGGTGCCTACACCGCCGCTGGCGCCGGTCACCAGAACGCGTTCGCCGGCGCTCACTCCGGCCGCCGTCATCATGTGATACGCGGTTTGATAGGAGCACATTCCCATTGCCGCGAGTTCTGCATCGGCCAGGTCGGGATTGTCGACCGCATGAAACTGATCGCACGGAACCACGACATATTCGGCGAAGCCGCCGTCGGCACCGTGGCCGTAATAGTCGGGCGTGAGATTCAGATCGCGTCGTGTGCCGGCATAGATATTGAAGTCCAGCAGCCCGCGTTCTCCGATACGCGCGGTGTCCACGTCGTCGCCGATCGCTACGATACGACCGACGATGTCCGCCCCCTGTATACGCGGGAAGGTGAGCGTGGTCTCGCCGCCGATCGCGAACGACGTCACGTCGGCCTTGTCGCGCGTGGGGTAGAGTCCTTCGCGCGCTTTCCGATCGGTGTTGTTCTTGGCTGTGGCGGTGACCTGGACCAGCAGCTGGTCCGCACCGGGACGCGGCACCGGGACATCGTCACGGTAGACGAGCTGTTCGATTCCCCCGTGGCCGATAAGCTGCATCGCGGCCATGCGATCTGGAACAAACGGCTGGCTCATGAAAGACTCCGCTGGAGCGGCGTCGCCTTGCGGCGCCTGGATAGGCACTCGATGTTAGTGGCTCGATCGACGGATGCAAAACATGAACGACGCGCATGCCCATGAAGCACATGGCCGACGGCTGCGTTGCGCCTGGCCCGGCGACAACGCGCTTTTGTGCGCCTACCACGACGGTGAGTGGGGAGTGCCCGAGTACGACGGTCGGGCGTTGTGGGAAAAGCTGATGCTCGACGGGTTTCAGGCCGGTCTGTCGTGGCTGACGATATTGCGCAAGCGCCCGGCGTTCCGGGAGGTGTTCGCCGGTTTCGAACCCGACGTGGTGGCTCGCTTCGACGAGCGCGACGTCGAACGGCTGCTCGCGGACGCGCGGATCGTGCGCTCGCGGTCCAAGATCGAGGCGGTGATCGGCAACGCCCGGGCATGGCTGGCGATGGAGTCGTCCGGTGAGGCGTTCGCGCCGTTCGTGTGGTCGTTCGTCGGCGGCGAGCCGGTATGCGGCGACGGAGTGCATGTGCCGACCGCCACGCCGGTGTCGGCCGAGCTGTCGAAAGCGCTCAAGCAGCGCGGTTTCAAGTACGTCGGCCCCACGATCGTCTATGCCTGGATGCAAGCGGTCGGCATGGTCAACGATCACGCCGAGCACTGTTTTCGACGCGACGAGGTCACACGCGAGGCGCGGCCGCTCCGATAGCGGATTCATGAACGCAACCGGCAGGGACATATGAATTGTCCGGGTTTCACCAGGCCCCGGCGCCGACGGCTGTCAGTCGAGACGGCGGATGTCGTAGCCACGTTCGCGTAACAGTGCGATCAGCCCGTGCGGGCCGACCAGATGCGCAGCGCCGACCAGCACCATGGCATTGTCCGGACTGTGCAGCACGGCCGTGATCGGCGTCAGCCAGGCCCGCGTGCGATCGAAGATCAGCCGGTCGTAGAGGGCGGGATAGGCATCGGCCTGGTCGGTGACTGATGCGGTAAAGCCCGCTACGTCGCCGTGGTGCCAGAAGTCGTAGAGTTCCTGAGGCGCAGCAGCCAGTTCGTCGGCGTTGTCGAGCGTGGCCGACAGCTGATCGCGCGACAGCGCCTCGGGCATGTCAGTGACCACCGCCAGATGAGCGGCGACCGGCTGCAGCGGCAGGATCGTCTTGCCGTCTGCCTGGGCGCGCGCATAGAAATTTCCGTCCAGCCCGAGATCGCCTCGAAAGCCTGCGTCGCCGAATGCCTTGGCCTCGATCGCCATGGACACGAACCAGGGTCGCGCTGCGGCCATACGCTGGCTCGACAGCCCGAGCCGTTCCAGCAGTGCTTCGGTGCGTCGATACGTGTCGGCATCCAGATGACCGGCCAGGTCACCCTCGTCGTAGCGGGCGGCGGCGAGCATCGCGCGCCGTGTCTGATCGCTTTGCAGCGCATCCTGGTCGGCTTCCACGACCAGCAAGGCCGAGTCGGCATACGCACGCTCGTAGGCTGTGGGCAGCGGATAGGCGCGTTCGGGAAGCAGATGCAGTGCGCCGGCCAGATAGACTGTGTTCGAATGGCCCTGGATGCGCCATACGAACGTCTGTGCCTGGGCCGCGCTGCCCACGAACAACGCCATCCAGACGACAAGCCGGAGGTGGCGGTGCATGAAGTCTATCCAGGATGGGCCGTGATTCACATTAACCGGATACGACGCCCGTGCTCCAGCGGTTGCCGGCGGCTGGTCGGTTACTCGAGCTGATCGTGATCGTCCTGGGTGAGCAGATAGGCGATCCGTCGGGTGCTGCTGAACTGGCGACCGCCGATGATGAAGGCTGCGGTCAGCGGCACGGCCAGCAGCGCGCCGGCAAAACCCCATAGCCAGCTCCAGAACAGCAGCGACAGGATGATCGATACCGGTGGCAGCGACAGACCGCGCGATTGCAGCATGGGATAGACGAAGTTGCTGATCACGATCTGGAGCACCGCATATCCTGCGAATACCACTGCCGGCATCGTCCAGCCGTCGTACTGGATCAGCGCATACAGCGTCGGCGGAACGATCCCGGCAATGTTGCCGACCACCGGAATGAAGTTGAGCAGGAAATTGAGCACGCCCCACAGCGTCGCGAGATCGAGCCCGATGGCCAACGCCCATGCCGTCGATGCCACGCCCGTGATCAGGCTCGAGATCACCGTCATGATCACATAGCTGCGGAAGTTGGCCGCGATGCGCAGCGAGGTGACATACAGCTCGCGGCTCTGGTCCCGATCGAACTCGTGGGCGAATTTGCGACCGAGGGCGGGGATTTCCGGCAGCCCCATGATGACGATGACCGCGATCAGGCCCAGATAGCTCAGAATCGTGTAAACATCCGAGAGCAGCGATCGCGCGATACCCGTCAGGCGGTCGAACCCGCCGCTGTTGCCGAACACCGGTAATCCGTTGGCTTCCGCCCAGCCGGTATACCGGTTGTAGAGCGCGCGAAACTCCTCCTGATGATCGTAGAAGTGCTGCGCGACCTGGGCCACGGCGTAGTACATCAGCGCAAAGAAGCCGAGAAACAGCACCATGAGCATGATGACCGTGCCGATATAGCTCAGTACGGTGGGCATACGCGCGTCGAGCCAGTTCTTTACCGGCCAGGCCGTGGCAATGATGAACAGGGCCGTGATCGCGGGCATGATCACCGGGTAACCGACCCGCATCGCGCCAATGGCCAGAATTACGCCGATCAACGTCAGCAACTTGAGGTGCACGGACTCGTTGTGCATCGGGCTCCTTGCGGCAGGGGTTGCGCGGACGGCCGGTCGGCCGGTATCGCATCATCCTACCGGCCGCGACCAACCGCGGAGCAATCCGTAGAATGCCCCGGTTGGCTTCAGCGGCGGAAAGAACTCACCGCCGCGCGACGTGCGGGCGCGACAGGTATGGCTTTCGGCGACGCCGACTGCTGCCCGGCAGGCCCGCCGCCGCGACGG
It includes:
- a CDS encoding proline racemase family protein, producing MSRQHALTLLDTHAGGDVSRIVTGGVAPLPGATVRAQMEYLRDHADDLRRLLLEEPNGIPEMSVDLLVPATDPRAAAGYIIMEVMGYPIYSGSNTLCTATAVLETGLVEKREGTQRFMLEAPAGLVEITAQVTDGVVESVTCEGLPSYIDTYRATVHVPILGDVTYSVAYSGGFYALVDAAELGFELVAAEERQLAETAHAIVEAIRSRMPFQHYSLGDVGPLPFLHFMGPVEEVEPGFCRSRSATYVHPGVICRSTTGTGTSARLALMNYENRISPGDRLETISLRNTRFIGEFTKCERIGAQVGGVDVVKNTITGRAFVIAHAEIVANSDDPMVAHLRLDGTVNPR
- a CDS encoding zinc-binding dehydrogenase, giving the protein MSQPFVPDRMAAMQLIGHGGIEQLVYRDDVPVPRPGADQLLVQVTATAKNNTDRKAREGLYPTRDKADVTSFAIGGETTLTFPRIQGADIVGRIVAIGDDVDTARIGERGLLDFNIYAGTRRDLNLTPDYYGHGADGGFAEYVVVPCDQFHAVDNPDLADAELAAMGMCSYQTAYHMMTAAGVSAGERVLVTGASGGVGTALIQLCRIVGAIPYALSRRDKTDALTALGAEAVFDRTDMNGFTDRIRALTGGRPIDAVMDLVGGDMTHRLIETMTFDMRQRSTYPRLSIAGASAANVSEIMWTVIYLYQVQIFGVSHGTRAEAEQLVEWIRAGTLKPVLHATFRLSELHECERYFMNRGSDYLGKIVVVPDAQWAQHGAPFACVARA
- a CDS encoding DNA-3-methyladenine glycosylase I gives rise to the protein MNDAHAHEAHGRRLRCAWPGDNALLCAYHDGEWGVPEYDGRALWEKLMLDGFQAGLSWLTILRKRPAFREVFAGFEPDVVARFDERDVERLLADARIVRSRSKIEAVIGNARAWLAMESSGEAFAPFVWSFVGGEPVCGDGVHVPTATPVSAELSKALKQRGFKYVGPTIVYAWMQAVGMVNDHAEHCFRRDEVTREARPLR
- a CDS encoding TraB/GumN family protein; protein product: MHRHLRLVVWMALFVGSAAQAQTFVWRIQGHSNTVYLAGALHLLPERAYPLPTAYERAYADSALLVVEADQDALQSDQTRRAMLAAARYDEGDLAGHLDADTYRRTEALLERLGLSSQRMAAARPWFVSMAIEAKAFGDAGFRGDLGLDGNFYARAQADGKTILPLQPVAAHLAVVTDMPEALSRDQLSATLDNADELAAAPQELYDFWHHGDVAGFTASVTDQADAYPALYDRLIFDRTRAWLTPITAVLHSPDNAMVLVGAAHLVGPHGLIALLRERGYDIRRLD
- a CDS encoding AI-2E family transporter — translated: MHNESVHLKLLTLIGVILAIGAMRVGYPVIMPAITALFIIATAWPVKNWLDARMPTVLSYIGTVIMLMVLFLGFFALMYYAVAQVAQHFYDHQEEFRALYNRYTGWAEANGLPVFGNSGGFDRLTGIARSLLSDVYTILSYLGLIAVIVIMGLPEIPALGRKFAHEFDRDQSRELYVTSLRIAANFRSYVIMTVISSLITGVASTAWALAIGLDLATLWGVLNFLLNFIPVVGNIAGIVPPTLYALIQYDGWTMPAVVFAGYAVLQIVISNFVYPMLQSRGLSLPPVSIILSLLFWSWLWGFAGALLAVPLTAAFIIGGRQFSSTRRIAYLLTQDDHDQLE